The following proteins come from a genomic window of Lolium rigidum isolate FL_2022 chromosome 5, APGP_CSIRO_Lrig_0.1, whole genome shotgun sequence:
- the LOC124657666 gene encoding CASP-like protein 5A3: MMPQASHPLVHPDPAPVVEPPAPAALQVQGPAPAPAAPPAQGQGNANAPPGVLMRSLPGAPGTRTGLGLRLAQAALAAAALGAMVSTGDDYRSVTGFRYFVPAVALQCMWSLAMATVDVYAILVGRSFRTPRVVSILSAGDWITGALTFSAASAAAGITVLINADLDFCDDNHCPNFMSATAMAFLSSFVIAPCCILNLGQMIYKLQRP; this comes from the exons ATGATGCCGCAGGCGAGCCACCCCCTGGTGCACCCGGACCCGGCTCCGGTGGTGGAGCCGCCGGCACCGGCTGCGTTGCAGGTGCAggggccggctccggctccggcggcgccgcccgcgcaGGGGCAGGGGAACGCGAACGCGCCGCCCGGGGTGCTGATGCGGAGCTTGCCGGGGGCGCCGGGGACGCGGACCGGGCTCGGGCTCCGCCTCGCGCAGGCCGCCCTCGCGGCCGCCGCGCTCGGCGCCATGGTCTCCACCGGCGACGACTACCGCTCCGTCACCGGGTTCCG CTACTTCGTGCCAGCAGTAGCTTTGCAATGCATGTGGAGCCTTGCTATGGCCACTGTGGATGTCTATGCGATTCTTGTCGGACGTTCCTTCCGAACTCCCCGAGTTGTCAGCATACTTAGCGCTGGTGACTGG ATCACAGGAGCACTGACCTTCAGTGCTGCATCTGCAGCGGCGGGCATCACCGTTCTCATCAACGCTGACCTGGATTTTTGCGATGACAATCACTGCCCAAATTTCATGTCTGCTACGGCCATGGCTTTCCTGAGCTCGTTTGTGATTGCACCCTGCTGCATCCTGAACCTCGGCCAGATGATCTACAAATTACAAAGACCATAG
- the LOC124657667 gene encoding acyl transferase 15-like, which yields MSIVVTKCSPVIVGPSELGTSTGNIHLSSFDKAMDTGPVSLLLVFNKPIDDPVETVKRALSRALVHYYPISGRLAAGADGGDKVISCTGEGQGVLFVGASASCGIDDMPGLLSDLVVHYPDRLCRQADPLLVMQVTEFSCGGFAVGVTWDHVLADAAGMGQFLQAVGEMARGFSLPSVVPVRSDELVMAARPQGMTAADFLSAETTSDQNMAMLDFTIPYSLISRIKSEVSLALGKRCTTFEAAVAILWQCRARAVASDDGDGPATTTTLVFTSNARHLVGAAEGYYGNCSIDESAQATSAQVASGDTKDVVKLIKSVKHKVQEQINKGGGEVDRAPLKLGYNTIYLSSWRNLGLEMADFGGGRPARVMGLVPFCVLCPPWNVNDDGVNVMGSIVKKNHVNAFLHELAALTL from the coding sequence ATGAGCATCGTGGTGACCAAGTGCTCGCCGGTGATTGTCGGCCCTTCCGAGCTGGGGACGTCGACCGGCAACATTCACCTCTCTTCGTTCGACAAGGCAATGGACACCGGGCCAGTTTCGTTGCTCCTGGTTTTCAATAAACCAATCGACGATCCGGTGGAGACCGTGAAGAGAGCCTTGTCGCGAGCATTGGTGCACTACTACCCTATCTCCGGTCGCCTTGCCGCTGGAGCTGACGGCGGCGATAAAGTCATCAGCTGCACTGGCGAGGGTCAGGGCGTGCTGTTCGTTGGTGCGTCGGCAAGCTGCGGCATCGACGACATGCCGGGGCTGCTGAGCGACCTCGTGGTTCACTACCCGGACAGGCTGTGTCGCCAGGCCGACCCGTTGTTAGTGATGCAGGTGACGGAGTTCTCCTGTGGCGGGTTTGCGGTGGGCGTGACGTGGGATCACGTCTTGGCCGACGCGGCGGGGATGGGACAGTTCTTGCAGGCCGTGGGAGAGATGGCCCGAGGTTTCTCACTGCCGTCCGTCGTTCCGGTGAGGTCGGATGAGTTAGTCATGGCAGCCCGCCCTCAAGGGATGACTGCCGCGGACTTTTTGTCCGCGGAGACAACCAGCGACCAAAACATGGCCATGCTTGACTTCACTATCCCCTACAGCCTGATCAGCCGCATCAAATCGGAGGTTAGCCTCGCCCTCGGCAAGCGATGCACGACGTTCGAGGCGGCCGTCGCCATACTGTGGCAGTGCCGCGCCAGGGCAGTCGCCTCCGACGACGGTGATGGTcctgcgacgacgacgacgctcgttTTCACAAGCAACGCGCGCCACCTGGTCGGGGCTGCAGAGGGCTACTATGGCAACTGCTCGATCGACGAGTCCGCGCAAGCCACGAGCGCCCAGGTGGCAAGCGGCGACACAAAGGACGTGGTGAAACTCATCAAGAGCGTCAAGCACAAGGTACAAGAGCAGATCAATAAGGGTGGCGGCGAGGTAGACCGAGCGCCGCTGAAGCTCGGGTACAACACGATATACCTGTCAAGCTGGCGGAACCTTGGGCTCGAGATGGCGGATTTCGGCGGTGGTAGGCCGGCACGGGTGATGGGGTTGGTGCCCTTCTGCGTCCTCTGCCCGCCATGGAATGTGAATGACGACGGGGTAAACGTGATGGGATCCATTGTGAAGAAGAACCACGTCAATGCTTTCCTCCACGAGTTGGCGGCACTCACTCTTTAG